One Dictyoglomus turgidum DSM 6724 DNA window includes the following coding sequences:
- the mraY gene encoding phospho-N-acetylmuramoyl-pentapeptide-transferase, protein MNIILFTSLVAFFVFLLILKYWINFQKSKGIGKYIRKEGPSSHFQKSGTPVMGGIIFLIVSIPFLFFKETFFPSLSTILFGLLGLLDDFKLMVNKDYGIRPLRKIFLSFIITLLLYIFSFHDYKIYWGSKLIISSRIFYVILFFVVFIAVPNAINLTDGLDGLAGGTSLITLFFFLIYNFQFNNELTLEISLMITALIAFLWFNSHPAEIFMGDVGAFALGGFIASLSIINKVELLLVFLGGIFLIESLSVFIQVFFYKWKKRRVFLMSPLHHHFELKGWKETKVVWRFYIIHLIMMIGGIILWNLT, encoded by the coding sequence ATGAATATCATACTTTTTACTAGTCTTGTAGCATTTTTTGTTTTTTTATTAATTCTCAAGTATTGGATTAATTTTCAAAAAAGTAAAGGCATTGGTAAATACATTAGAAAAGAGGGACCATCATCTCATTTTCAAAAATCAGGAACTCCTGTTATGGGAGGAATAATATTTTTGATAGTTTCTATTCCTTTTCTATTTTTTAAAGAGACTTTTTTTCCGTCTCTTTCTACTATCTTATTTGGACTATTAGGACTTCTTGATGATTTTAAACTTATGGTAAATAAAGATTATGGTATAAGACCTTTAAGAAAGATCTTTCTCTCGTTCATAATAACTCTTCTTCTTTACATATTTTCATTCCACGATTATAAGATTTATTGGGGATCTAAGCTTATTATAAGCTCAAGGATTTTTTATGTAATTCTCTTTTTTGTTGTTTTCATCGCAGTACCTAATGCTATTAACTTAACCGATGGTCTTGATGGACTTGCGGGAGGTACTTCTCTTATAACTCTGTTTTTCTTTCTTATTTATAATTTTCAATTTAATAATGAGCTTACTCTTGAAATATCTTTAATGATAACAGCACTTATTGCCTTTTTGTGGTTTAATTCTCATCCTGCAGAGATATTTATGGGAGATGTAGGTGCCTTTGCTTTAGGAGGATTTATTGCGTCTCTATCGATCATTAATAAGGTTGAGTTATTGCTTGTGTTTTTGGGGGGTATATTTTTAATTGAATCATTATCTGTTTTTATCCAAGTCTTTTTTTACAAATGGAAGAAAAGGAGAGTTTTCTTGATGAGCCCTCTTCATCATCATTTTGAGCTAAAGGGTTGGAAAGAAACAAAAGTTGTTTGGAGATTTTATATTATTCATCTAATTATGATGATTGGGGGAATAATTTTATGGAATTTGACTTAA
- a CDS encoding UDP-N-acetylmuramoyl-tripeptide--D-alanyl-D-alanine ligase, which produces MKLDLTVEDILEATNGVLIKGDIREKVDSISTDTRNINEDEVFIALKGEKFDGHDFVKDAILKGVKGIIISREIAVEGNIFVIRVQDTLKALQDIANYYRRKLKTKVIGVTGSSGKTTTKNLIGKLLSIVGKTYVSRENFNNEIGVPLSILDAEEDVDFLVLEMAMRNKGEISLLSKIAEPDIGVITNIGWAHIGRLGSREAIMEAKAEIFEHIKQDGVAILNNDDPFSMRIYEKLKIKKYTFGFDERSDLRGEIVEKNEENYLLKINFPDGKDIKLSLPIYPLNIYRNLLLSLLVLWVISPESVYSLEKDFYFDLPKQRLNLKRKENGLVIIDDTYNANPDSMRTAIEYLDLLKSSGRKIVLLGDMLELGDHSIDGHREVIEEVFKRNIDMAIFYGPEMRKALDTYQNLDKKRIYWSKDPEEIKSILKNSLCAGDTILVKGSRAMYMENFVKFLEDEL; this is translated from the coding sequence ATGAAGCTTGATCTGACAGTAGAAGATATATTAGAAGCTACTAATGGGGTTTTGATAAAAGGGGATATTAGAGAAAAGGTAGATTCTATAAGTACTGATACGCGTAATATTAATGAAGATGAAGTGTTTATTGCATTAAAAGGTGAGAAATTCGATGGTCATGATTTTGTGAAAGATGCCATATTAAAGGGTGTAAAGGGCATAATAATAAGTCGTGAAATCGCTGTAGAAGGGAACATTTTTGTAATTAGAGTTCAGGATACTTTAAAAGCATTGCAGGATATTGCTAACTATTATAGAAGAAAATTGAAGACTAAAGTTATTGGCGTTACAGGTAGCTCAGGAAAAACTACTACTAAGAATTTAATTGGAAAGCTTTTAAGTATAGTTGGCAAAACTTATGTGAGTAGAGAGAATTTCAATAATGAAATTGGTGTTCCTTTAAGCATTTTAGACGCAGAAGAAGATGTAGATTTTTTAGTATTGGAAATGGCGATGAGGAATAAAGGAGAGATAAGTCTACTGAGTAAGATCGCGGAGCCTGATATTGGTGTAATAACTAACATTGGATGGGCTCATATAGGAAGACTTGGGTCAAGGGAAGCAATTATGGAAGCAAAGGCAGAAATTTTTGAGCATATAAAGCAGGATGGTGTTGCTATTTTGAATAACGACGATCCTTTTTCCATGAGGATTTACGAAAAATTGAAGATTAAGAAATATACTTTTGGTTTTGATGAAAGAAGTGATCTTAGAGGGGAGATAGTGGAAAAAAATGAAGAAAATTATCTCTTGAAAATTAACTTTCCGGATGGAAAGGATATAAAACTTTCCTTGCCGATTTATCCTCTTAACATATATAGAAATCTCCTTTTGAGCTTATTAGTTCTGTGGGTTATTTCTCCAGAAAGTGTGTATAGTTTAGAAAAAGATTTTTATTTTGATTTACCTAAGCAAAGGCTTAATTTGAAAAGAAAAGAAAATGGTTTAGTAATTATTGATGACACCTATAACGCTAACCCTGACTCTATGAGAACTGCTATTGAGTATCTTGATCTTCTAAAGAGTTCAGGAAGAAAGATTGTACTTCTTGGAGACATGCTGGAGCTTGGAGATCATAGCATTGATGGGCATAGAGAGGTAATAGAGGAGGTTTTTAAGAGAAATATAGATATGGCTATATTTTATGGTCCAGAAATGAGAAAAGCTTTAGACACATATCAGAATCTTGACAAGAAAAGGATATATTGGTCTAAAGATCCTGAGGAAATTAAAAGTATTCTTAAAAATTCTCTTTGTGCTGGGGATACTATTCTTGTAAAGGGGTCTCGAGCAATGTATATGGAAAATTTTGTCAAATTTTTGGAGGATGAGTTATGA
- a CDS encoding UDP-N-acetylmuramoyl-L-alanyl-D-glutamate--2,6-diaminopimelate ligase — MRKLKEIVEYVREYVIETRGYLDGNITGIATDSRKVKEGNIFFALPGTRDDGRRYIGDAISKGARAVFFEGEVDNFERDVALIRVKEIFDVLSKVSLYFYNFPSKHLNIVGVTGTNGKTTTTSLLYHYWKGKGLKSGLIGTIDYRIDEESYPSNFTTPQPQELQEILSKMVNKGVKFLAMEVSSHALSLKRIDGVSLKAVVFTNLTQDHLDFHKTMEDYFQAKLKIFDHLEDEGFAVINRDNEWTKRINLADKRVLWASLEEGDIYLKKYENTNSGMILEIATPLGDTVIDTKLRGKFNIYNILFAVGVLIGLGEPLEDISKILSTFKGVKGRLEFIREGQNFNVIVDYAHTPDGLYNVLQTIKEFTKGRVIVVFGCGGDRDPTKRGKMGEISAKLADVVIVTSDNPRTEDPMKIIREIEKGIKRVGRLDYFVIENREEAIKKAIEIAKEDDSVLIAGKGHEDYQIIGTIKIPFSDQEIARKYILERLNNEA; from the coding sequence TTGAGAAAATTAAAAGAAATAGTTGAATATGTGAGAGAGTATGTTATTGAAACTAGGGGATATTTAGATGGGAATATTACAGGAATAGCTACGGACTCAAGGAAGGTAAAAGAAGGGAATATCTTTTTTGCTCTTCCTGGCACGAGAGACGATGGAAGAAGGTACATAGGTGATGCTATATCAAAAGGAGCAAGAGCAGTATTTTTTGAGGGAGAGGTTGATAATTTTGAAAGAGACGTAGCCTTAATAAGAGTAAAAGAAATATTTGACGTGTTAAGTAAGGTCTCTTTGTACTTTTATAATTTTCCTTCTAAACACCTAAATATTGTGGGAGTTACAGGTACTAATGGAAAAACTACTACCACAAGCTTACTATACCATTATTGGAAAGGTAAGGGTTTAAAATCAGGCTTAATTGGGACTATTGATTATAGAATAGATGAAGAATCTTATCCTTCTAATTTCACCACTCCTCAACCTCAAGAGCTTCAAGAAATTTTAAGTAAAATGGTAAATAAAGGGGTAAAATTTTTAGCTATGGAAGTTTCTTCTCATGCTCTTTCTCTAAAGAGAATTGATGGGGTGTCTTTAAAGGCTGTTGTTTTTACTAATTTAACTCAAGATCATCTTGATTTTCACAAGACCATGGAAGATTATTTTCAAGCCAAATTAAAGATATTTGATCACCTTGAAGATGAGGGTTTTGCTGTAATAAATAGGGATAATGAATGGACTAAAAGGATAAATTTAGCCGATAAGAGAGTTCTATGGGCATCACTAGAAGAAGGGGACATATATTTAAAAAAATATGAAAATACTAACAGTGGTATGATACTTGAGATAGCGACTCCTTTGGGGGACACTGTAATTGACACCAAGTTGAGAGGGAAGTTTAATATTTATAACATTCTTTTTGCTGTGGGAGTACTAATTGGCTTAGGGGAACCTTTAGAAGACATTTCTAAGATTCTTTCTACTTTTAAAGGAGTAAAAGGAAGACTTGAGTTTATAAGAGAAGGACAAAATTTCAATGTTATTGTAGATTATGCTCATACCCCCGATGGACTTTATAATGTCTTACAAACGATAAAAGAATTTACTAAGGGGAGGGTAATAGTAGTTTTTGGGTGTGGTGGAGATAGAGATCCTACAAAAAGAGGTAAAATGGGAGAAATATCTGCAAAGCTTGCAGATGTGGTTATAGTTACCTCTGATAATCCAAGAACTGAAGATCCTATGAAAATCATAAGAGAAATTGAAAAAGGCATTAAGAGAGTAGGAAGATTAGATTACTTTGTGATTGAAAATAGAGAAGAAGCAATCAAAAAGGCTATCGAGATAGCAAAAGAAGATGACTCGGTTTTAATAGCGGGTAAAGGGCATGAAGATTATCAAATAATTGGAACTATAAAGATTCCTTTCAGTGATCAGGAAATAGCAAGAAAATATATATTGGAGAGATTAAATAATGAAGCTTGA
- a CDS encoding peptidoglycan D,D-transpeptidase FtsI family protein yields MSILRARIFFTFWILILFFVEGFIIYSQVSKPENIVFIPPNSERGLIFDRNGYELTFNIKRKSLAVNPSILNNAERNRIATLLSKELNLDKKDVLSKLNLKVSFIWIKRILSEKEYDRIKKYVDGRKIFVVEENYRSYPLKIGTSNLLGFVGVDSQGLYGLEAFLDNYLNKGKNIYLTIDKNLQEIVSLYLRDYVKEYEAKGGFVGIMDLNTGEILVLASLPDIDTNGSLTEIINSSQNIKCPIYSLYEPGSLFKIITAGIALEEKLVDPLETVYCKGEEISDGYKVKCTEPHGIVNLEEAVVKSCNIYFYHLAKKIPYSIWNKYFDLLGINNPVPIDAKFVDRDATVADIEKSLVNRGTIGFGHGIAMNPLKMLWILSVFGNDGILLKLRLIKGIGKPSEESHREIFRQVFSKETSEEVLKMMREVVKKGTAKNLSSLKYYIAGKTGTAQVSTSQGYIDIYNHFFVGYIFLGDKKYSILIMLEEPKKGRFAAETVVPLFREIIKRLAIYGRMIN; encoded by the coding sequence ATGAGTATATTAAGGGCAAGAATATTTTTCACATTTTGGATATTAATCTTGTTTTTTGTTGAAGGGTTTATTATTTATTCTCAGGTTTCTAAACCTGAGAATATAGTATTTATTCCTCCAAATTCGGAAAGAGGACTTATCTTTGATAGAAATGGGTATGAACTAACCTTTAATATAAAGAGAAAATCCTTGGCAGTAAATCCATCTATCCTTAATAATGCAGAAAGGAATAGAATCGCTACTTTATTGAGTAAGGAGTTAAATTTAGATAAAAAAGATGTTCTTAGTAAATTAAATTTAAAGGTAAGCTTTATTTGGATTAAAAGAATTCTTTCGGAGAAGGAATATGATAGGATAAAGAAGTATGTGGATGGAAGAAAGATTTTTGTAGTAGAAGAAAATTATAGATCCTATCCCTTAAAAATAGGGACTTCAAATTTACTGGGTTTTGTGGGAGTAGATTCTCAGGGATTATATGGGTTAGAGGCTTTTCTTGATAATTATTTAAACAAAGGTAAAAATATCTATCTTACTATAGATAAAAATCTTCAAGAAATTGTTTCTCTTTATCTTAGGGATTATGTTAAAGAATATGAGGCAAAAGGGGGCTTTGTTGGAATAATGGATCTTAATACAGGAGAGATTTTGGTCTTAGCCTCTCTTCCCGATATAGACACAAATGGAAGCTTAACAGAAATAATAAATAGTTCTCAGAATATAAAGTGTCCCATATATTCTCTTTATGAGCCTGGATCTTTATTTAAGATCATAACTGCGGGAATTGCTTTAGAAGAGAAATTAGTAGATCCATTAGAGACTGTTTATTGTAAAGGTGAAGAAATAAGTGACGGATATAAAGTTAAATGCACAGAACCCCATGGGATAGTTAATTTAGAAGAGGCTGTTGTTAAATCTTGTAATATATACTTTTATCACCTTGCAAAAAAAATTCCTTATTCGATTTGGAATAAGTATTTTGATTTGCTCGGTATAAATAATCCTGTTCCTATTGATGCTAAATTTGTGGATAGGGATGCTACAGTTGCGGATATTGAAAAAAGCTTAGTAAATAGGGGAACTATTGGATTTGGTCATGGTATTGCTATGAATCCTCTAAAGATGTTGTGGATTCTAAGCGTTTTTGGCAATGATGGAATTTTATTAAAACTAAGATTAATAAAGGGTATTGGAAAACCTTCTGAAGAAAGTCATAGAGAAATTTTCCGACAGGTTTTTTCAAAAGAAACCTCTGAAGAGGTACTAAAAATGATGAGGGAGGTTGTAAAGAAAGGTACAGCTAAGAATCTTTCAAGTTTAAAATATTATATTGCAGGTAAAACTGGTACTGCTCAAGTCTCTACATCTCAGGGATATATAGATATATACAATCATTTTTTTGTAGGCTATATCTTTTTAGGAGATAAAAAATATAGTATTCTAATTATGTTGGAAGAGCCTAAAAAAGGAAGATTTGCCGCAGAAACGGTAGTACCACTTTTTAGAGAAATAATTAAAAGATTGGCAATATATGGGAGGATGATAAATTGA
- the rsmH gene encoding 16S rRNA (cytosine(1402)-N(4))-methyltransferase RsmH: MEEIEIIHKPVMLKEVIHYLKLSPGKIVVDATLGLGGHSSEILRELKGEGLLIGIDRDEEVLNLARERLRKIANNFVLFNTTYDKVQEILKELKLSFIDAILFDLGFSSFHIEKSERGFSFMRPEEPLDMRYSKDTTLTAADILNSFNELELSNLFWEYGEEPLSRKLAKKIVERRKEKKFVYVKDLLEVVEEVIPKRKRHEATKVFQALRIVVNDEVNILKRALDQIPFILAPRGRIVVLTYHSIEDRVVKNFFKSHSDKIFPVNKKVIRPSVNEIRENRRARSAKLRVGERRE, from the coding sequence ATGGAAGAGATAGAAATCATTCATAAACCTGTAATGTTAAAAGAAGTTATTCATTATTTGAAACTTTCTCCAGGAAAAATAGTGGTAGATGCTACTTTAGGACTTGGTGGACACAGTAGTGAGATTTTAAGAGAGTTAAAAGGAGAAGGACTTCTTATAGGTATAGACAGAGACGAGGAAGTTCTTAATTTAGCAAGAGAAAGGCTAAGAAAAATAGCAAATAATTTCGTATTATTTAATACCACATATGACAAAGTTCAGGAGATATTAAAGGAATTGAAATTGTCGTTCATAGATGCAATTTTGTTTGATTTAGGTTTTTCCTCCTTTCATATAGAAAAAAGTGAAAGGGGCTTTTCCTTTATGCGACCTGAGGAGCCCTTAGATATGAGATATTCTAAGGATACTACTCTAACTGCAGCAGACATATTAAACAGTTTCAATGAATTAGAGCTTTCAAACCTCTTTTGGGAATATGGGGAGGAACCTCTTTCAAGAAAACTTGCAAAGAAAATAGTTGAGAGAAGAAAAGAGAAAAAATTTGTATACGTTAAGGATCTCTTAGAAGTAGTTGAGGAGGTCATACCTAAAAGAAAAAGGCATGAAGCAACAAAGGTTTTTCAAGCATTAAGAATTGTAGTGAATGACGAGGTAAATATTCTTAAAAGGGCTTTAGATCAGATTCCCTTTATTTTAGCACCAAGGGGAAGAATCGTGGTGCTAACTTACCATTCCATAGAGGATAGGGTAGTTAAAAACTTTTTTAAAAGTCATTCAGATAAGATTTTTCCTGTAAACAAAAAGGTAATAAGACCATCTGTTAATGAGATAAGAGAGAACAGGAGAGCAAGAAGTGCCAAATTAAGGGTGGGAGAAAGGAGGGAATAA
- the mraZ gene encoding division/cell wall cluster transcriptional repressor MraZ, protein MFVGEYYHSLDEKGRLIVPNNFRQLLGETFYLTRGFERCLNIYTITDWNNFSEIISSFSPTDDLMRRLCRFWFSGSVQVTTDKLGRILIPSFLIDYAELYKDVVIIGAGRHIEIWAKERWEEFNKEENILESMKEINEKVSELWKR, encoded by the coding sequence TTGTTTGTTGGGGAGTATTATCACTCACTTGATGAAAAAGGAAGACTAATTGTTCCAAATAATTTTAGGCAACTTTTGGGGGAAACTTTTTATCTTACCCGGGGTTTTGAGAGGTGTTTGAATATCTATACTATTACTGATTGGAATAATTTTTCTGAAATTATTAGTAGTTTTTCTCCCACAGATGATTTAATGAGGAGACTCTGTAGGTTTTGGTTTTCTGGATCGGTACAGGTTACTACTGACAAATTAGGCAGAATACTTATTCCATCTTTTTTAATTGATTATGCTGAGCTTTATAAGGATGTAGTAATTATAGGGGCTGGAAGACATATAGAAATCTGGGCTAAAGAGAGATGGGAAGAGTTTAATAAGGAAGAGAATATTCTTGAGAGTATGAAAGAAATAAACGAAAAGGTGTCTGAATTATGGAAGAGATAG
- a CDS encoding zinc ribbon domain-containing protein, whose translation MKRELIPKLLEIQDLQLKYRESEKNLKGLQAEFDIFKNEKLGEIKLKEENLINIRDQIKKLRDQQREKEDQLVLLKEKLTNEERRILILKNPKEVMHMEKEIENLKSLISKIEDEILNLMIELEEKTKTEKELEKAFNESKIAFDNKVKEYEEKIKNVENEIELLHIEIEDKRKEIPTDDLEEFDKLSKQKNYKPIARVNRDVCEGCKIAIPKVVLERVKRNEIVNCPNCGRILWVE comes from the coding sequence ATGAAGAGAGAGTTAATTCCAAAATTATTAGAAATACAAGATTTACAATTAAAATACCGAGAATCTGAAAAAAATTTAAAGGGGCTTCAAGCAGAATTTGATATCTTTAAGAATGAAAAATTAGGAGAAATAAAGTTGAAAGAAGAAAATCTAATCAATATTAGAGATCAGATTAAAAAGCTAAGAGATCAACAAAGGGAAAAAGAAGATCAGTTGGTTTTATTAAAAGAGAAGCTTACTAATGAAGAAAGGAGAATATTAATTTTAAAAAACCCTAAGGAAGTAATGCATATGGAGAAGGAGATAGAAAATTTAAAGAGTTTAATCTCAAAAATTGAGGACGAAATTTTGAATCTAATGATTGAGTTAGAAGAGAAAACAAAGACCGAGAAAGAATTGGAGAAAGCTTTTAATGAGTCTAAAATAGCCTTTGATAATAAAGTGAAGGAATATGAAGAAAAGATAAAAAATGTAGAGAATGAGATAGAGCTTTTACATATAGAAATTGAGGATAAAAGAAAGGAGATTCCTACTGATGATTTAGAGGAATTTGATAAATTGTCAAAACAAAAAAATTATAAACCTATAGCAAGGGTAAATAGAGATGTATGTGAAGGATGTAAGATAGCCATTCCTAAGGTAGTTCTTGAAAGGGTAAAGAGAAATGAAATTGTAAATTGCCCAAATTGTGGTAGAATTTTATGGGTGGAATGA
- a CDS encoding TrpB-like pyridoxal phosphate-dependent enzyme produces the protein MSKVKFILDESKIPKDWYNIIPDLPFPLPPVYHPVTLQPVKPEDLAPIFPVELIKQEVSTERYIEIPEEVRKIYKLWRPTPLYRALNLEKYLDTPAHIYYKYEGVSPPGSHKPNTAVAQAFYNKLEGVKRLTTETGAGQWGSALAMACNFFGLECKVYMVKVSYYQKPYRRSLMEIWGAKVVPSPSPDTESGRRILEQDPDSPGSLGVAISEAVEDAVKRDDTKYSLGSVLNHVLLHQTVIGEEALLQMEIAGEFPDVVIGCVGGGSNFAGISFPFIREKFKGKKIRIIAVEPESCPSLTKGVYTYDYGDVAKMTPLLKMYTLGHNFIPPAIHAGGLRYHGMAPLVSALYHHGYIEAVAYPQTKVFEAGVIFAKTEGIVPAPESTHAIRAVIDEALDAKEKGEKKVILFNLSGHGFFDLSAYDQYLSGKLEDYFYPKDKVEEALKELPKI, from the coding sequence ATGTCAAAGGTCAAATTTATTCTTGACGAGTCTAAAATACCTAAGGATTGGTACAACATTATTCCTGATCTGCCTTTTCCTCTTCCCCCGGTCTATCATCCTGTGACCCTGCAACCAGTAAAACCTGAGGATCTTGCACCTATTTTTCCTGTGGAGCTTATAAAGCAGGAGGTGAGTACAGAGAGATATATTGAAATTCCCGAAGAAGTAAGGAAAATATACAAGTTATGGAGACCAACTCCTTTGTATAGGGCTCTTAATTTAGAGAAATATTTGGATACTCCAGCTCATATATATTATAAATACGAGGGAGTAAGCCCTCCTGGAAGCCATAAGCCAAATACTGCTGTAGCTCAGGCCTTTTATAACAAGCTTGAAGGGGTTAAGAGATTAACTACAGAGACTGGAGCAGGACAATGGGGCTCAGCTCTTGCTATGGCTTGTAATTTCTTTGGGTTAGAATGTAAAGTCTATATGGTTAAAGTAAGTTATTATCAAAAGCCATATAGAAGATCCTTGATGGAGATCTGGGGAGCTAAAGTAGTACCAAGTCCAAGTCCTGATACTGAGTCAGGGAGAAGGATATTAGAACAAGATCCTGACTCTCCGGGATCCTTAGGAGTTGCTATAAGTGAGGCAGTGGAAGATGCAGTTAAAAGGGATGATACAAAATATTCCCTTGGTAGTGTATTAAATCATGTCTTACTTCATCAAACTGTGATAGGAGAAGAGGCTTTATTACAAATGGAGATAGCAGGAGAGTTTCCTGATGTAGTTATAGGTTGTGTAGGAGGAGGAAGCAATTTTGCAGGTATTTCTTTTCCTTTTATAAGAGAAAAATTTAAAGGTAAAAAAATAAGAATTATTGCAGTTGAACCAGAATCATGTCCAAGTTTGACTAAGGGAGTTTATACCTATGATTATGGAGATGTAGCTAAGATGACTCCTCTTCTCAAAATGTATACCTTGGGGCATAATTTTATACCTCCTGCTATACATGCTGGAGGACTTCGTTATCATGGTATGGCTCCTTTGGTTAGTGCTTTATATCACCATGGGTACATAGAAGCTGTAGCTTATCCCCAGACAAAAGTATTTGAAGCAGGAGTGATCTTTGCAAAGACTGAGGGTATTGTACCTGCTCCAGAATCCACTCACGCTATTAGAGCTGTCATCGATGAGGCTTTAGATGCAAAAGAAAAAGGAGAAAAGAAAGTAATATTATTTAATTTGAGTGGACATGGATTCTTTGATTTGTCTGCTTATGATCAATATCTTTCTGGAAAACTTGAAGACTATTTCTATCCAAAAGATAAGGTTGAAGAGGCATTGAAAGAACTACCTAAGATCTAA
- the cysE gene encoding serine O-acetyltransferase, translating into MIETIIADYKAVFEKDPAARNFLEVILCYPGFHAILLHRIAHFLWKLKIPIIPRLISHINRFLTGIEIHPGAKIGKGFFIDHGMGVVIGETTEIGDNVLIYQGVTLGGTGKEKGKRHPTIGNNVVIGAGAKVLGPITIGDNTRIGAGSVVLKSVPPNCTVVGVPGRIVTQEGKKLTPKEMLEHGNIPDPELRLIEELNAKIENLEKRINYLENLIREKIKEM; encoded by the coding sequence ATTATTGAAACTATAATTGCGGATTACAAAGCTGTCTTTGAAAAAGACCCAGCAGCAAGAAATTTCTTAGAGGTAATCTTATGCTATCCTGGATTTCATGCCATTCTTTTGCATCGTATTGCTCATTTCTTATGGAAATTGAAAATACCTATAATTCCGAGGCTCATATCCCACATAAATAGATTTTTAACAGGAATAGAGATACATCCAGGAGCCAAAATAGGCAAAGGATTTTTTATAGATCACGGTATGGGCGTAGTAATTGGCGAAACCACCGAGATAGGTGACAACGTACTAATTTACCAAGGAGTTACCCTTGGAGGTACAGGTAAAGAAAAAGGAAAAAGGCATCCTACTATAGGAAATAACGTGGTTATAGGAGCTGGAGCAAAGGTTTTAGGCCCTATAACCATAGGAGACAATACCCGAATAGGAGCAGGTTCTGTAGTATTAAAATCTGTACCACCTAATTGTACTGTGGTTGGGGTACCAGGAAGAATTGTAACCCAGGAAGGAAAAAAATTAACCCCTAAGGAGATGTTAGAACATGGTAATATACCTGATCCGGAACTAAGGTTAATAGAAGAATTGAATGCTAAAATAGAAAATCTTGAAAAAAGAATAAATTATTTGGAAAATCTCATCAGAGAAAAAATAAAAGAGATGTGA
- a CDS encoding energy-coupled thiamine transporter ThiT, which yields MERKSIRMLTEGALSIALSLLLWYLRIGAMPQGGSISLQMLPLFIFALRWGFVPGLLVGVTYGLIHSLQDMYVVHWLQYLLDYPIAFGLIGLSGIVKNLKISKFITYIIAVLFLLGTIFFVVNISSELPQTQTTLEELKAKLQTATGEEKSKIEEDIKDLEFKIKWYPVSRIVLIIAGILGTLLLLYGGYIRKTQEPIELGVFIGGLGRLFAHFLSGIIFFSEYAPPGTPAWIYSLIYNLFVVVPSTFVCLPFVLIIMQRLRENE from the coding sequence ATGGAAAGAAAATCTATAAGGATGCTTACTGAAGGTGCCTTAAGTATTGCATTATCTCTTTTACTCTGGTACTTAAGGATAGGAGCTATGCCTCAAGGAGGAAGTATAAGCCTGCAAATGCTTCCTTTATTTATTTTTGCCCTAAGATGGGGATTCGTTCCTGGTTTACTCGTGGGAGTTACTTATGGATTGATTCATTCCTTGCAAGATATGTATGTGGTACATTGGCTCCAATATCTCCTCGACTATCCTATAGCCTTTGGCTTAATTGGACTTTCTGGCATAGTAAAAAACTTAAAAATTTCGAAATTTATTACTTATATAATTGCTGTACTCTTTCTCCTGGGAACAATCTTTTTTGTAGTAAATATATCTTCGGAACTTCCACAAACTCAAACAACTTTAGAAGAGCTAAAAGCGAAACTACAAACTGCTACAGGGGAAGAAAAGTCAAAAATAGAAGAAGATATTAAGGATTTAGAGTTTAAAATCAAATGGTATCCAGTTTCAAGGATTGTATTAATAATAGCAGGAATCTTAGGAACTTTACTCCTTCTTTATGGAGGTTATATAAGAAAAACTCAAGAACCTATAGAACTTGGTGTTTTCATTGGAGGCTTAGGAAGACTTTTTGCTCATTTTCTTTCGGGAATAATTTTCTTCTCCGAATACGCTCCTCCAGGAACTCCAGCATGGATATATTCTCTCATCTACAATCTTTTTGTAGTGGTACCCTCTACCTTTGTATGTTTACCTTTTGTTTTAATAATTATGCAGAGGCTAAGAGAAAATGAATAA